Proteins from a genomic interval of Aspergillus flavus chromosome 7, complete sequence:
- a CDS encoding putative ankyrin repeat-containing protein, with product MPPYPEPQADSSPLRLHHHYFYIIIWALVASIILYIPGGLSFVDALLLASGAATQTGLNPIDLKDLHISQQITLWLVPMVTNVVFLHTLLVLIRIYWFRKRFKSAIREAKAVCHSQRQRMNQALDYEARRPIGLNRTITDTTDTTTTAFDSSDRDDEEQPLLGSTDDEISPGASPKTQVGDQSPVGYQTFKPAAIGPSSPRITFYESDRDYEARQKRRSSFSRRRSFSEAVNEAFPRTDSPNTPVLPSLMWQHSIASYSDWDEDQKEELGGIEYRALKTLMVILVGYFLAFHLLGIILFIPWIMMDSKYGGMVKDMGLNRPWWAVFTAGSAFHDLGYTLSPDSMASFRNAAFPLLVMTFLVVIGNTGFPCMLRLIIWLISKFTTYGSPLDDEVHYLLEHPRRCFTMLFPGSETWRLAGVLLLLNALDLFVFYTLQEVSSTFNPFSPGLRLVDGLFQIASTRTAGFSITSLGTLHPAVQVSFVVMMYISAFPIAIAIRKTNVYEEKSLGIYDDEDKPNPHGLAAHIQRQLGFDLWYVMLGFFLISVTEGKRIQQTHGRDFAFSLFPLLFEIVSAYGTVGLSLGYPKTETSLSAQFNPMSKLIIIAMQVRGRHRGLPHALDHAILLPCDFIDRIIDCTPLLIATFQGHEHVARLLLDNGADIECKDEEDYTPLIWAAIQGHKGLVSLLLERGADMNCEDEDSNTPLIHAAKNGDKVVVKLLLEKGPPDLERKNWHRMTALACADANEHQDVVSLLLEYGAKREQLPPPDLSVILSYYSASYTNEDDENV from the exons ATGCCCCCCTACCCTGAGCCACAGGCTGATTCCTCTCCCCTACGACTTCACCATCattatttttatatcatCATCTGGGCTCTGGTGGCTTCAATCATTCTTTACATTCCAGGGGGTCTAAGTTTTGTCGATGCCTTGCTTCTCGCCTCCGGTGCCGCTACCCAAACTGGGCTCAATCCCATCGACCTGAAAGATCTGCATATATCGCAACAGATAACGCTATGGCTGGTCCCTATGGTGACCAACGTAGTGTTCCTTCATACATTACTTGTTTTGATCAGGATTTACTGGTTTCGGAAACGCTTCAAAAGTGCCATCCGTGAGGCCAAAGCAGTATGTCACAGTCAGCGACAGCGAATGAACCAGGCACTCGACTATGAAGCCCGAAGGCCGATAGGCTTGAACAGAACTATTACGGATACGACAGATACGACTACTACTGCATTTGACTCTTCAGATAGGGACGACGAAGAGCAACCCCTACTCGGAAGTACGGACGACGAGATCTCCCCTGGAGCATCTCCCAAGACACAAGTCGGGGATCAGTCTCCCGTCGGTTACCAAACTTTCAAGCCAGCTGCCATAGGCCCTTCTAGTCCACGTATCACATTTTATGAATCTGACAGGGACTATGAAGCAAGACAGAAGCGACGATCCTCTTTTTCTCGTCGTCGCTCGTTTTCTGAGGCAGTCAATGAAGCTTTCCCACGGACAGACAGCCCAAACACGCCTGTTTTGCCGTCGTTGATGTGGCAGCATTCGATTGCGAGTTATTCCGACTGGGATGAGGATCAGAAGGAAGAGCTAGGAGGGATCGAATACAGGGCGTTGAAAACATTGATGGTCATCTTGGTCGGGTACTTTCTGGCTTTCCATCTACTCGGCATTATCCTGTTTATTCCGTGGATTATGATGGACTCCAAGTATGGAGGGATGGTCAAAGACATGGGTTTGAACCGACCGTGGTGGGCAGTATTTACTGCTGGTTCAGCTTTTCATGATCTAGGGTATACTTTGAGCCCCGACTCCATGGCTTCGTTCCGAAACGCCGCATTTCCACTATTAGTGATGACCTTTTTGGTGGTTATCGGGAACACAGGCTTTCCGTGCATGCTGCGCTTGATCATCTGGTTGATATCCAAATTTACAACGTACGGGTCTCCGTTAGACGACGAGGTACATTATTTGCTCGAACATCCCCGACGATGCTTTACGATGCTCTTTCCTGGATCAGAGACGTGGAGACTAGCAGGTGTTCTCCTCCTGCTCAACGCTCTGgacctttttgttttctacaCACTTCAAGAGGTGAGTTCGACATT CAATCCCTTCTCACCCGGTCTCCGTCTCGTAGACGGGCTATTCCAAATCGCCTCCACCCGAACTGCCGGCTTCTCAATCACCTCTCTCGGGACACTCCACCCCGCAGTCCAAGTCTCCTTCGTAGTAATGATGTACATCTCGGCGTTCCCAATCGCAATCGCCATCCGCAAAACTAACGTCTACGAAGAAAAAAGCCTCGGCATCTACGACGACGAAGACAAACCCAACCCCCACGGCCTGGCCGCCCACATCCAGCGCCAACTCGGATTTGACCTGTGGTACGTGATGCTCGggttcttcctcatctccgTCACAGAGGGCAAGCGGATCCAACAAACCCACGGCCGCGACTTCGcgttctctcttttcccactTCTGTTCGAGATTGTCTCCGCGTATGGAACGGTGGGGCTCTCGTTGGGCTATCCAAAGACGGAGACGAGTCTCAGTGCGCAGTTTAACCCGATGTCGAAGTTGATCATTATTGCTATGCAGGTGCGGGGGAGGCATCGTGGTTTGCCGCATGCGTTGGATCATGCTATTTTGTTGCCGTGTGAT TTCATTGATCGCATCATTGATTGCACACCACTGCTAATCGCTACTTTTCAGGGACATGAGCATGTGGCTAGGTTACTACTTGATAATGGTGCTGATATCGAGTGtaaagatgaggaagactaCACACCACTGATATGGGCTGCTATACAGGGACATAAGGGTCTAGTCAGCCTGCTGCTCGAAAGAGGTGCCGATATGAACtgcgaggatgaggatagtAATACACCACTGATACACGCCGCTAAGAACGGAGATAAGGTTGTGGTTAAATTACTGCTTGAAAAGGGTCCTCCTGATCTGGAGCGCAAAAACTGGCATCGCATGACAGCACTCGCATGTGCTGATGCGAACGAACACCAGGATGTGGTCAGTCTGCTGCTTGAGTATGGTGCAAAGCGTGAACAACTTCCACCACCAGACCTATCAGTTATACTGTCGTATTATTCAGCCTCATACAcaaatgaagatgatgaaaatGTCTAA